In Oscillospiraceae bacterium, the genomic window ATTGAAAATGGCCGTTGGAATGCCATCCAGGTGGGCAACAACAACTTCTTCATCTATGCAGGCGATAAGCTGTATCAGGGAACCGGCAGCATTGCTGTCTCCCTGCAGCCGGGTTCTGCTTCCGGCCCGCAGATCAAGCGTGATCAGGAGGCCGATTACCTCATCGAGATCCAGAATGTGCCCGCCAATGTTGAGCAGCTGACCCTTACCTTCATGCCCGACACGCAGTACAACGAGCACCAGTCCATCTGGATCCTTGATCAGGAAACGATCAAGAACCCCACTGAGGGCGGCACCGAGCAGCCCGGCGAAGGTAAGGCCGACTGAGAGCCTTTGGTACCCGGCGTTTCCTGTACATCGACATTGGACTGTACTGTAATATAGGAGGAATCTACCATGTCCTACACATTTTCCCGGCGTGATTTTCTGAAATATTCCGCACTCACCGTTGTGGCTGTGGCCGGTGCCGGTATGCTGTCCGGCTGTGAGATTCAGGATCCCAACAACCCCGTAGTTGCTGTTGGCAAGAAAGCTTCCATCGGCACTACGACCGCACAGCTGGATCTGGCCAATGAGAACGGCACACTGGACGGCAGCTTTAAGCTCCGTATCGCCAATGGTGCTGATGCCCCGCTGTATGTGAGCGCAGACCGCTTCAATGTGGTGGTTACTTATACGGATGCGAACGGCAAAGAGGATGCTGTATTCTACAACAGCGGTTATGCCGGAAGTGACCTGAAGATCATCGACCAGCAGATCAACGCCGGCACCTACCCCAACATGGCTCCGAAGAGCGATGTCACCCTGACGATCCAGGCCGTGAACTTCAAACTCCCGGAAACGGGTGCCTATACCATGGTTTTCCAGTACATTCCCCGTGCAGAGCAGTCTGAGCTGAGCATCAGCTGGAAGCAGAAGGGCGAGAACCTCTGATAATACCACCGAAGACAACGACTAAGCTCTTCTATTTTTCCTGCAATATTGGCCCGCGCTTCGGCGCGGGCCTTTTTGCATCCCAGTTTCCGGCAGATTGTTGCAAGGCAGACAAAGTTTTTTAGTTGTTTTGTGTCTTGTGCACAGTTCCGTTTTCCGGTACAATAAAAGAACAAGCAACGGACAAAGCGCAGCGGCAGAGCCACTTGCCGCCGCGCTGTTATATTTTGCGGCGGGTACGCCCGCCCGGCTGAAAAGGAGTGCTGTCTGTTATGATCAACATGGTCAAGCTGCCCACCAAGAAAAGTGACCTGTTCCTGCGCGTTGCCAAGGGACATTTTGCCACCAGCCACAGCCACATCAACTATTACATCGACGTCACCACCCAGAAGTCCCGCCTGTCGGAGGCCAAGGCCGTGGCCAGAGAACTGGTAAGTGCCTACCAGCACAGCACCATCGTGGACACCGTGCTCTGTCTGGACGGCACCCAGGTCATCGGCACCTGTCTGGCCAATGAGCTGACCAAGGACGGCTTTGCCAACATGAACGCCCACCAGACCATCTATGTCATCACCCCGGAGTACACCACCGGCAGCCAGATCATCCTGCGCGACAATCTGGCCCCCATGGTCAAGGGCAAGCATGTGCTCATCCTGGCCGCTTCCATCACCACCGGCTACACCGTGCAGGCCGCTGTGGAGGCCGTGAACTATTACGGCGGCATGGTGGCCGGGCTTTCGGCTATTTTTGCCACCACCCACGAGTGCATGGGCTACCCGGTCACCTCCATCTTCGACCCCGCCAGCCTGCCGGACTACGCCAGCTTCGACAGCCGTGACTGCCCCATGTGCAAGGCCGGCCAGCATATCGACGCACTGGTCAACAGCTTCGGCTATTCGGCCCTGTAAGGAGACCCCCAATAC contains:
- a CDS encoding twin-arginine translocation signal domain-containing protein; this translates as MSTVFSRRSFLKYTAVAAVAVAGTSLLGGCSGAEVSTSTKIGGSNTVLKVKSTLTALDFKATGNTATVTFHLHIENGRWNAIQVGNNNFFIYAGDKLYQGTGSIAVSLQPGSASGPQIKRDQEADYLIEIQNVPANVEQLTLTFMPDTQYNEHQSIWILDQETIKNPTEGGTEQPGEGKAD
- a CDS encoding twin-arginine translocation signal domain-containing protein — protein: MSYTFSRRDFLKYSALTVVAVAGAGMLSGCEIQDPNNPVVAVGKKASIGTTTAQLDLANENGTLDGSFKLRIANGADAPLYVSADRFNVVVTYTDANGKEDAVFYNSGYAGSDLKIIDQQINAGTYPNMAPKSDVTLTIQAVNFKLPETGAYTMVFQYIPRAEQSELSISWKQKGENL
- a CDS encoding phosphoribosyltransferase; its protein translation is MINMVKLPTKKSDLFLRVAKGHFATSHSHINYYIDVTTQKSRLSEAKAVARELVSAYQHSTIVDTVLCLDGTQVIGTCLANELTKDGFANMNAHQTIYVITPEYTTGSQIILRDNLAPMVKGKHVLILAASITTGYTVQAAVEAVNYYGGMVAGLSAIFATTHECMGYPVTSIFDPASLPDYASFDSRDCPMCKAGQHIDALVNSFGYSAL